The following proteins are co-located in the Fusarium verticillioides 7600 chromosome 7, whole genome shotgun sequence genome:
- a CDS encoding hypothetical protein (At least one base has a quality score < 10) yields the protein MTTSNNGPSAATNGDAIPKIGPHPGTISSSNQYTSELKLRRMLKDHGCDPARQDNYRLQGVQLIENVREYLQLPVRTFDTACTYFHKFRLNFRDVEYNYQDAALASLFVACKVEDTIKKSKEILAAAYNVKNPEKSVTPDDKMFDGPGKIIICLERLILETIGFDFRTRYPQKLLVKVVRDIFGKDDGKPFFETAYAMCIDIYKTFVPIKRTTFSMVMAVVELTALMTEQHVDRVQEYAKTKRQYHWGSVMETMLDILDLYVQHGKSTKVGAQFDQNKIIDIKIRLNNDLDKAFEPRYLYYCSRCEAEDPQPSTPASATSPATSTSWPGDGKRTVKGPEGTLRFVFEPEAALREREITEAFFKEEYEEYEVEVEEPVPPPPREGRGGYHGHRDRGDHRRGGPYGGYRGDRHYRGRGRHY from the exons ATGACAACCTCGAATAACGGCCCGTCCGCGGCCACAAACGGCGACGCGATACCAAAGATCGGTCCCCATCCAGGCACCATCTCCAGTTCGAACCAATACACATCGGAGCTCAAGCTACGACGTATGCTCAAGGATCATGGCTGCGATCCCGCAAGACAGGATAACTACCGCCTTCAGGGTGTGCAGTTGATCGAGAACGTGAGGGAATATCTACAACT ACCTGTGAGGACGTTCGACACGGCGTGCACGTATTTCCACAAATTCCGACTCAACTTTCGAGACGTCGAGTACAACTATCAAGACGCTGCACTAGCATCGCTATTCGTCGCGTGTAAAGTGGAAGATACTATCAAGAAGTCAAAGGAGATTCTCGCGGCGGCTTATAACGTGAAGAACCCCGAGAAAAGCGTCACGCCCGATGACAAG ATGTTCGATGGTCCAGGCAAAATAATCATCTGCCTCGAACGTCTCATCCTCGAAACGATCGGCTTCGACTTCCGCACACGCTACCCCCAAAAACTCCTCGTGAAAGTCGTCCGCGATAtctttggcaaagatgatggaaaaCCCTTTTTCGAGACCGCATACGCAATGTGCATCGACATCTACAAGACCTTTGTTCCCATAAAGCGCACAACATTCTCCATGGTCATGGCTGTCGTGGAGCTCACAGCCCTCATGACAGAACAGCACGTGGACAGAGTTCAAGAGTACGCAAAGACGAAGCGTCAGTACCACTGGGGTTCTGTCATGGAGACCATGCTCGATATACTAGATCTATACGTTCAGCATGGGAAATCCACCAAAGTTGGGGCACAGTTTGACCAGAATaagatcatcgacatcaagattCGGCTTAAcaacgatcttgacaaggcGTTCGAACCTCGATATCTGTACTACTGCTCCCGGTGCGAAGCCGAAGACCCCCAACCTTCTACGCCTGCATCGGCGACATCACCCgcgacatcaacatcatggcctGGCGATGGAAAACGAACGGTCAAGGGCCCAGAAGGGACGTTGCGTTTTGTGTTTGAGCCAGAGGCTGCGTTGAGAGAAAGGGAGATTACTGAAGCATTCTTTAAGGAAGAATACGAAGAGTATgaagtcgaggttgaagagccGGTGCCTCCGCCGCCGAGGGAGGGTAGGGGAGGATATCATGGGCACAGAGATAGGGGGGATCATAGGAGGGGAGGACCGTATGGGGGATATCGAGGGGATAGGCATTACAGGGGAAGGGGTAGACATTATTGA
- a CDS encoding hypothetical protein (At least one base has a quality score < 10): MASILRQIVAGPRARHPEAGLDLCYVTDHIIATSGPSETYPQLAYRNPLDQLVKFLDSKHGEDWAIWEFRAEGTGYPDESVYGRVRHYPWPDHHPPPFRLVPMIMASMRNWLHGGELGGGVVTGDGRPMSSGKDVVTEAQRKEKRDKRVVVVHCKAGKGRSGTVSCSYLIAEEGWKPEDALARFTERRMRPRFGAGVSIPSQLRWISYVERWTKGGKKYTDRPIEIPEIHVWGLRNGVKVDIEGFADEGKKIDVFHTFKKEERVVVDPEAPEESGISDMIWEMAGYSVTKQKEKAPDEAHFSEATNPGETPSATEEKEHLGKAKTIKRKGTEMLHKVSPAGSHKGVERTKNDSATSSKTDVTEANSEEEPGGMAVILRPKTPIRIPNSDVNISVERRNKTPKSMGLTMVTAVAHVWFNTFFEGQGPERDGKALDSGVFSIEWDAMDGIKGSSRKGSRAFDRIAVVWRVAGTDAMPEEVLEPEEGQPVPQVRPADWKGANMEDPDNQKDLGLRVQSPASADVSKASSVKSAEETVAKKDGEELEGVKSSGPSGEDLLIGDHGEVKGEKKV; this comes from the exons atggcttcgatCTTGCGACAGATTGTCGCGGGGCCGCGAGCTCGGCATCCTGAGGCTGGCTTGGATTTGTGCTATGTTACAGACCACATCATCGCGAC ATCTGGTCCTTCAGAAACATATCCCCAACTCGCATACCGAAACCCTCTCGATCAACTCGTCAAATTCCTCGATTCGAAACATGGTGAAGATTGGGCCATATGGGAGTTCCGCGCCGAAGGAACAGGCTATCCTGATGAATCTGTGTATGGTCGCGTGAGGCATTACCCATGGCCTGATCACCACCCTCCTCCATTCAGACTTGTCCCTATGATCATGGCGAGTATGCGCAATTGGTTACACGGCGGAGAACTAGGCGGTGGTGTAGTCACGGGCGACGGAAGACCCATGTCCTCTGGAAAAGATGTCGTTACCGAGGCGCAAAGGAAGGAGAAGCGCGATAAGAGAGTGGTGGTGGTTCATTGCAAAGCAGGCAAGGGACGAAGTGGTACAGTGAGCTGCAGTTATCTCATCGCAGAGGAAGGTTGGAAACCTGAAGATGCTCTTGCGCGCTTCACGGAACGACGGATGCGACCGCGATTTGGTGCCGGTGTCTCGATCCCTTCACAATTGCGCTGGATCAGCTACGTTGAGCGCTGGACAAAAGGTGGCAAGAAATACACCGATCGGCCCATTGAGATTCCCGAGATTCACGTCTGGGGCCTGCGAAATGGTGTCAAGGTCGATATCGAGGGTTTTGCAGACgaggggaagaagatcgatgtCTTTCACAcattcaagaaggaggagcgTGTGGTTGTTGATCCTGAAGCACCTGAGGAGAGTGGTATTAGCGATATGATATGGGAAATGGCCGGTTACTCGGTGACCAAACAGAAGGAGAAAGCACCCGACGAAGCACACTTTTCTGAAGCAACGAATCCAGGTGAAACGCCATCAGCaactgaggagaaggagcaTCTCGGCAAGGCGAAGACCATCAAACGAAAGGGCACAGAGATGCTTCACAAGGTCTCGCCCGCAGGTTCACACAAGGGCGTTGAGAGAACTAAGAATGACTCTGCTACATCGTCAAAGACCGATGTCACAGAAGCAAACTCGGAAGAAGAACCAGGCGGCATGGCGGTTATTCTAAGACCCAAGACCCCGATCCGTATTCCCAACAGCGATGTCAACATCTCAGTCGAGCGTCGTAACAAGACCCCCAAGAGCATGGGCCTAACCATGGTAACAGCCGTCGCACATGTATGGTTCAATACGTTCTTCGAAGGCCAAGGCCCCGAACGAGACGGCAAGGCCCTCGACAGCGGCGTCTTCAGCATCGAATGGGACGCCATGGATGGGATCAAAGGTTCCAGCCGTAAAGGCTCACGGGCGTTTGATCGAATTGCCGTAGTATGGCGCGTCGCAGGCACTGACGCTATGCCTGAAGAAGTCCTCGAGCCAGAAGAGGGACAGCCCGTGCCGCAGGTTCGACCGGCGGATTGGAAGGGTGCGAATATGGAAGATCCGGATAATCAGAAGGATTTGGGTCTCCGGGTTCAGAGTCCTGCGAGCGCGGATGTTAGTAAGGCGAGTAGTGTCAAGAGTGCTGAGGAGACGGTTGCGAAGAAGGAtggggaggagttggaggGTGTTAAGTCGAGTGGACCGTCGGGAGAGGATTTGCTTATTGGGGATCATGGCGAGGTCAagggggagaagaaggtttaG